Part of the Drosophila pseudoobscura strain MV-25-SWS-2005 chromosome 2, UCI_Dpse_MV25, whole genome shotgun sequence genome, tagttCTTCTTGCCAACGGGACGTAACTTTAACAAACGAGCCATTTGAGAATGACAAAAAAGAGGAACCAACATCCACATCTCTCTCGattatacataaatatctGAAAAAAACCCATTATCCCACCTCATAGTAATCGTTATTATGGTTATTTGGGGTCtccgatttcgatttcgaatTAGATTTATGTTCAGATTTAGGTTCAGATTCAGGTTCAGGTTTTTTTGGGTCTTAGGCAGCGTGTGTAAGTAGACTAGAATTCCTTTCGCAGGTGTCTCTTTTTGGTTATAACTTTCTAAATTCAGTGTCTGTCTTTCTATAtatcgtatgtatgtatatttatatgtaggtatgtatgtatatatggttgtacatatgtataggtaTATTATTAGGTACTACGACGCAACATTTTACATATGTCTGttctgtacgagtatgttcTGCAATACTATATGTACTTCTTCTGTGGTTTTTGCTCTTTGAGAGCAGCTAAAATTCATTTGTCTATATGTGTAACTCAATATGCCCCTCAAGATGCTCTCGCTTACACaactattttgttgtttacaTACAATATGTGGTATGGTAGGGTATCTCGATATCTCCTATATAGCTTACAAAAcaacagttacagttacacaaatgatatgtattttttgctataatatatgtattactAGTTCCGCCTTTATTTTGATATGTTTCGTTTGCGTTTATTTGTGGAtagtttgctttgctttgttctTTGTTCGTTCTGGAAGGACACATGATTCACATTATATGCATCTGTAAAGTACGAGTTTATGCGCAGGTCCTCCGATATGCTAATTGGGGAATTCCGATTCGTATTGCTATTCGTAGGCCTAACTTTGCAGCCACTTTTCATCGATAAATAGTGTATTGCCTAGATTTGAATGCAATTCTCTCcaatggaaaatgcatttgatATGTATTGAGTTGATCGATTTCTGAATCAGATATTCAGTTGATCGATTTCCGCATTCGACATTTATACATAAGTACTATATATTCTCACGACTAGCAACATAAaagtcaacaacaacagaaatcaAGTTCGAAATCCATAGAATATAACGCTTTAAGCTTGTGGAAACCTATACATAATTGATATACGAGATAAATTGGCTAAATTATACGTTAATTTTACAGTCAGCTTTCTGCACTTTATACCCTGAGCACTTGTGTGTTTAACGTACGTTTCAAAATACTTTCTGTACCCCACTCTGCTTCCCGCTTccaccattccattccattccattccactccattccattccatcccatccctaACAAGCGCAACTAAAAATCTAAAAACTCAATGGATAAAACGGTAGCATACTTGCAGGCTCCCCCTTAACCTCGACACTTACCACCTGGGacacatccgcatccacatcgaCATCCACATCTACTGGGACTACGACTACTCCACTCAGAAGGCCGTATTGTCCTGCTCTGGCGTGGGTATGGCCATGCCGGACTGGCCCAACTgtccgccgccgctgccagtGGCCGTGTCCAGCATCTTCTTCACCTGCGCCTGTGCCGTCTGCTGGTTCATGCGTCGGGCCTCCGCCACAGGTAGATCGTCGTCGGACTCCAAGGCAGGATTGATGCGTCCGTTACGCTCGTCCTTGCCCGCCATAGTGGCAGCGCCATAGAAACGTGCCAGGGGGCCAGCCATCACCGACAGCTGCTCTCCGGACTCCGATGGATCGCCCACGCGCTGCACATCCTCGGGAATGTTGACCACGCAGCGGAAATAGTCGTAGCTAGGCGGCAACTTTCCAGACTCGAACATCATTCTGGGGGAGGGTTGGGGAGAGAAAGGAGGGGTTACCGAAACCGAAATTAATACCAAAACCCAATGATACGATGAATTATCTCGAATTCCACTTACTTGGTCCACCAGGAGACGAAGACGAGGGTTATTAGGCTGAGCAACATGGCCATTGTGCGGAAGGGGAACATCTGCTCCTGCGTGTCCTCATCGTAGCCGGGATATTTGATGAGGGCGGGTAGTCCTAGTATGGCCTCGCCACCCGACAGCCGAATTAGCAGTGCCACAATGTAGGCGGCCAGGCTGCCGTACGTGTTGCAGTGCTTCTTGAAGTGCACCACCATCAGAAGCTGGGGGAACAGGATGACGTAGACCAGATCCGAGCACATGGACCTACCAGGAGCCGAGCAGGGAACACAAACGGGAGGAGGGAGGATAGGAGGATACTTAAGTAGATGAGATGCCAATCAGGCTGAATTATGTACAATGGGACATACCACAAGCCGTATATGGAGGGAATTGTGAGGGCCATAATGGTGGCCAGAATGCCAACCACAATGATGGACACGCGCATTACCCAAATGATTTCCATCTCGGAAGCCTTCTGACGGAAAATCAATCGGTAAACGTTGCGTGCAAACATCGAGGCGGCCGACAGCACGGACGAGTCGGCGGATGACATGACAGCGGCGGAGACGGCGCCCAGCCCGAAGAAGGACACAAAGTCGGGTGTCAGATACTGCAGCACCATGGGCAATATCATGCTCGTCTCATCCACAGTCAGGGGATAGGGACCCTTGTAATCCGTTTCGTTCCAAGCTGTGGGAGGTAGGGAATCGTCAGTCAGTGTCAAGTTCTAATCACACTAAAAACTCACGTGTGGCCTTGGCTATGGCACCAATCAGGACAGGCGGAATGGCCATCAGAATGCATCCGGCAGCAGCCACGTAGGACAGGAGCTGAGCCCGTCCCGCCGTCTTGCTGGAGAGCACACGCTGGAAGTACACCTGCCAGGGAATGCCCCCGAAGACCAGTAGCAGCCCGTAGTCTATGTACAACCAGTGTTTTTTTGGCTCCACGTGCCCTATCCAGTCCACCTGAAGGTCGCTGAGGCTGCCCACATGCTCGTTGGTCCAGGCGAAGGGGATGCACATCCAGAGGCCGATGAAAATGCAGAACAACTGTATCACATCCGTGTAGGCCACGGAATACAGGCCGCCGAAGAGTGTGTAGAAAATGGCAATGCAGGAGGACAGAATGACCGAAGTGCGATGATCCATGTCAATGATCACCGACAAAGTGGCGCCCAAGGCGGCCAATATGCCAGCAGCCCAGAACACCTCACCGCAGAGGGCGGGCAAGAAGAGCAGGCCACCCATGCGCTCCCCGAACGAGTCCTGGAGAGGATCCAGCATGGTGATGTAGCCCTGCTTGCGCATGGGATTGGCAAAGAAGATGCCACCTATGGATGGAAGCGGGTAAAAGGCAGCATTAGCAAACACCTCAAGGGAACTTCGATGATGGGAAAGTGGGTAAATGGGAAAACTCACCGAAAACCAAGCTGAGAGCATAGCCAAAGGGCGCCTGgcaccagaccagacccgatGTGTAGATGGCCTCGGCCGTGCCATTGATATAGCCGCCACCCACCCAGGTGGCGGTCATGGTGAAGATGCCAACGAACAGGCCAATGGAGCGTCCAGCCAGCATCACCTCCTCCTCGGAATCGTTGCCCGCCTGCTTTTTGCGACCGGCCCAAATGCCCACCACCAGGATGAGAGCGTAGAAGAGCACAATGCTCACGACGCCCGCAACATTAATCATCCTTGGTTATCGAGCGAGTCCCTGGCTTGGATATGGAAATAAAATCGGGCTTCTCTACTCCCACTGCTTGTGGAAATTAATGACCTCCAAATGGAGTCGACCTTTAGCTGCAATGCGATACGCGTTCGCGGTGGGGTGGCGGGAGAGAGCAGAAAAGTAATGTTCATGAGCATAATTGTGAATACTGTTGCATGCCtcggggcggggggcaggtGTCCGCCCGCTTTTCAATTAACTGGCCCCAGCACGCAGCATTAAATATTAAGCCATTGCATTGGCCATGGCCATCGGTGGTATGGTGGCGACCTTTGTTTACAAGGATAGTCAGGGTCTCCGTAATAGGACCCCCGCATACTCCTACTACGGCAGGGCTGTGTCCTTGCGCTAATGGCGCGCAATTAACTTGCAGTTGCAGTgttcctgccactgcctcgaTATTATTTatagggggtggggggaggcgCACGCACTAGAGGTGGATACGTAACCGACAGTGATACCCGTAGGTCCCAATTAGCCTAAATCATTGCCATAAAAATACGGCGCGCTGACGAATGGAGAGTCAAGGCAAGTACGTCATAGACGGGGAGCATTCGGAACCCAGCACCACCCCCCAAGTCGTGGGGTTCATtcacaaaaattaacaaagcACTGGGCGCAGAGCGCGGCACTTGGAAAGCGCCCGAGACGTAcagtgggagagagggagagagagggaaaccCCCCCCCTGGGAACGACGACACGACGCGACACGTGCCCTCTGCGCATGTCCCAGCGCATTTGTGGGCAATCGACTCACCTTTGCTGTGCTATATGTACGTACGCCAAGTTCAAAAGCAGACGCCACTTTGTGCGCCCAGCGTGGCCGAAAGAATCTGAAGCTCTGAAGCGTCGTCTGGAGCGCGCGCCAATCAAATGCGCCTCAACTTATGCAACATTTCCTGCACGAACGAGTGCGCGGCTTGGAGTCCTCTCTGGGGTCCTCCGTCTTTGTCTAAGCAGATCACAGATCACAAGAGTCTACGTCTACGCTAATTAGATAGGAATCAACGTGAAGTCTGGCCAGGAATACGTTTAGGAATCGCACaccacagagacacacacacacatacacacgcttTATGTGAGGCAGCAGTCGCCCCAACGGAGGGACGTCTTCTGAGACGGACTGTTACGAGTCTTAAAGTGTAACCCGCACATGTGCTCCGGCTGTTGGGAATCCACGTGATGGCCGCATTAAAACACTGCTCCTATTTCGGGCTCTACACCTGAGAagttatataaataaatccgTTTGAATGCGGGCACAAACTATGCTACACACGGGCCCCAAGATATGGCGATGCCGTGAAGGACTGGCCTGTGGTCGGACTCGATTTCCCATACAAATTGAACTTCAAGGTGGGCGAAACCGGATCGATGAGAGCTAATTAATCTTGTGCCTGCGCTAAATCAATTCGGTTTTGATAAAAGTTCGAAAAGTACACAGGTCCGGCTATTGTCTATGGCTATGGGCCTGAGAAACTGAAAAAGGTATTTCACGCTCAGCCGTTCCTCCGTGCTGACGGTTAGAGTGACAAAATTATAACTGAATTGGAAGTTCAAGTACTGGAGTCTCGGCCACGACGATGGCCCGAGGCCCGCGTTTGTCGTCGGGGGCCCGAATGTCGGGTTCATTTTGTGTATGTGCGCAGGAATTTTCATTGGATTCTTTGGGTGAACGTTTTCGTGGAAACCACCACTTGACTGAAAGCCGTCAGGGGTAGCAGTAGTACCTTATCAGCGCCAGCAAAGGGGAACATCCCCAGCAGTGGAAGTGTGTTGAAAAGCTCCCAAGGGTTGGTGGAGTTGGAAGAGTGTGCTGCCCCGCGCGTGGGAGTATTATGCAGATGATTAAAGCCATCGCTCTGTTTAGTTGCCAATTGGCATTTCCAGACAGGGTCACAACATTTATATCAATAAGCTGTTAAACATTACAATACCTACGAGTAGTCTAA contains:
- the ChT gene encoding high-affinity choline transporter 1 produces the protein MINVAGVVSIVLFYALILVVGIWAGRKKQAGNDSEEEVMLAGRSIGLFVGIFTMTATWVGGGYINGTAEAIYTSGLVWCQAPFGYALSLVFGGIFFANPMRKQGYITMLDPLQDSFGERMGGLLFLPALCGEVFWAAGILAALGATLSVIIDMDHRTSVILSSCIAIFYTLFGGLYSVAYTDVIQLFCIFIGLWMCIPFAWTNEHVGSLSDLQVDWIGHVEPKKHWLYIDYGLLLVFGGIPWQVYFQRVLSSKTAGRAQLLSYVAAAGCILMAIPPVLIGAIAKATPWNETDYKGPYPLTVDETSMILPMVLQYLTPDFVSFFGLGAVSAAVMSSADSSVLSAASMFARNVYRLIFRQKASEMEIIWVMRVSIIVVGILATIMALTIPSIYGLWSMCSDLVYVILFPQLLMVVHFKKHCNTYGSLAAYIVALLIRLSGGEAILGLPALIKYPGYDEDTQEQMFPFRTMAMLLSLITLVFVSWWTKMMFESGKLPPSYDYFRCVVNIPEDVQRVGDPSESGEQLSVMAGPLARFYGAATMAGKDERNGRINPALESDDDLPVAEARRMNQQTAQAQVKKMLDTATGSGGGQLGQSGMAIPTPEQDNTAF